A single genomic interval of Nocardioides nitrophenolicus harbors:
- a CDS encoding branched-chain amino acid ABC transporter permease — MSGTPTVADTLRRRNRTARWQALAWLVLAVAGLGAPWVISLYQLQLAQQAMVMGLLALSIGWLLRQTGQLSFGHAAFYGIAGYATSYVAQEADLPIGLTLLAGIACGTLAAFVVGLVTIRVPGIAFAMLTLAIGMLVWVAGGQLHSVTRGADGLNVSLDGTLLGKDVVMYGNPVEAWPLVWGVLMAVVAALWALSRTTWGRRLASIRDNEERMRFSGYATYWPRVVAFTVSGAVAGLAGTLNLVTTSFISLSALFWSTSGIALIVAVIGGVRSVLGPPLGAVLFVVLQNSLAGSGNHYQAVIGVVLIVVVLVAPGGCVELVERAAAAARRRLSRRPRKEAGMPVVPTPTPTPDRGGRRAAAR, encoded by the coding sequence GTGAGCGGCACGCCGACCGTCGCGGACACCCTGCGCCGCCGCAACCGGACCGCGCGCTGGCAGGCCCTGGCCTGGCTGGTGCTCGCCGTCGCCGGGCTCGGCGCCCCTTGGGTGATCTCGCTCTACCAGCTCCAGCTCGCGCAGCAGGCGATGGTGATGGGCCTGCTCGCCCTCAGCATCGGCTGGCTGCTGCGGCAGACCGGGCAGCTGAGCTTCGGCCACGCCGCCTTCTACGGCATCGCCGGCTACGCGACGTCGTACGTCGCCCAGGAGGCGGACCTGCCGATCGGGCTGACCCTGCTGGCCGGCATCGCGTGCGGCACCCTCGCGGCGTTCGTCGTCGGGCTGGTGACCATCCGGGTGCCGGGCATCGCCTTCGCGATGCTCACGCTCGCCATCGGCATGCTGGTCTGGGTCGCCGGCGGCCAGCTGCACTCGGTCACCCGCGGCGCCGACGGGCTCAACGTCTCGCTCGACGGCACGCTGCTCGGCAAGGACGTCGTGATGTACGGCAACCCGGTCGAGGCCTGGCCGCTGGTCTGGGGCGTGCTGATGGCCGTGGTGGCGGCGCTGTGGGCCCTCAGTCGCACCACGTGGGGCCGCCGGCTCGCGTCGATCCGCGACAACGAGGAGCGGATGCGCTTCTCCGGCTACGCGACCTACTGGCCACGGGTGGTGGCGTTCACCGTCTCCGGCGCGGTGGCCGGCCTCGCCGGCACCCTCAACCTGGTCACCACCAGCTTCATCTCGCTCTCGGCGCTGTTCTGGTCGACGTCCGGCATCGCGCTCATCGTCGCCGTGATCGGCGGCGTGCGCAGCGTGCTCGGCCCGCCGCTCGGGGCGGTGCTCTTCGTGGTGCTGCAGAACTCGCTGGCCGGCAGCGGCAACCACTACCAGGCCGTGATCGGCGTGGTCCTGATCGTCGTGGTGCTCGTGGCTCCCGGCGGCTGCGTCGAGCTCGTCGAGCGCGCGGCCGCCGCGGCGCGGCGGCGCCTGTCCCGTCGTCCCCGGAAGGAGGCCGGCATGCCCGTCGTCCCCACCCCCACTCCCACCCCCGACCGAGGAGGTCGTCGTGCTGCGGCTCGATGA
- a CDS encoding ABC transporter ATP-binding protein, whose translation MLRLDELSFAYGSVKAVDQVSLDVVEGSIHGLIGPNGAGKSTCIDLISGRRRPTSGTVRFRDRDITRLAAPRRRHAGIARSFQRISVYADLTVADQLDIASRLVRERDVDAVVEALALGPCLAHTPAEIGYGEQRRVDIALALLGAPDLVLLDEPAAGLSREESISLADHLAALVRERGMTVVLVEHHLEVVYRVCDRLTVLEQGAVIADGDPQQVRRDPRVVEAYLGRSAA comes from the coding sequence GTGCTGCGGCTCGATGAGCTGTCCTTCGCCTACGGCAGCGTGAAGGCCGTCGACCAGGTGTCCCTCGACGTCGTCGAGGGGTCCATCCACGGCCTGATCGGGCCGAACGGCGCGGGCAAGAGCACCTGCATCGACCTGATCTCGGGCCGCCGGCGACCGACGAGCGGCACCGTGAGGTTCCGCGACCGCGACATCACCCGGCTCGCGGCGCCACGACGCCGGCACGCCGGGATCGCCCGGTCCTTCCAGCGGATCAGCGTGTACGCCGACCTGACCGTCGCCGACCAGCTCGACATCGCGAGCCGGCTGGTCAGGGAGCGCGACGTCGACGCGGTCGTCGAGGCGCTGGCGCTCGGTCCGTGCCTGGCGCACACCCCCGCCGAGATCGGGTACGGCGAGCAGCGGCGGGTCGACATCGCCCTGGCCCTCCTCGGCGCGCCGGACCTCGTCCTGCTCGACGAGCCGGCGGCGGGGCTGTCCCGCGAGGAGAGCATCTCGCTGGCCGACCACCTCGCGGCGCTGGTCCGCGAGCGCGGGATGACGGTGGTCCTCGTCGAGCACCACCTCGAGGTGGTCTACCGCGTGTGCGACCGGCTGACCGTGCTCGAGCAGGGCGCGGTGATCGCCGACGGCGACCCGCAGCAGGTCCGTCGCGATCCCCGGGTCGTCGAGGCCTACCTGGGCAGGAGCGCGGCATGA
- a CDS encoding ABC transporter ATP-binding protein: MSSVLSFAGVRAYYDDALILDGLDFEVEEGESFALLGPNGVGKTTSLNTMFGIAHLRDGAITIGGRPLRGRRPHEAAALGAALVPQGRWILSSLTVEENLVVGSAPRRKGPWDLAAVYAMFPDLAERRGSLGTHLSGGQQQMLAIGRALMSNPRVLLLDEPSEGLAPVVIDLLGDCLAGLKAAGTSMLLIEQRLDLVTRLADRYAVLLKGETVAEGRIEETTTETLRELVGV; the protein is encoded by the coding sequence ATGAGCAGCGTGCTGAGCTTCGCGGGCGTGCGCGCCTACTACGACGACGCGCTGATCCTCGACGGGCTGGACTTCGAGGTCGAGGAGGGCGAGTCCTTCGCGCTCCTCGGGCCCAACGGCGTCGGCAAGACGACCAGTCTCAACACCATGTTCGGCATCGCCCACCTGCGGGACGGCGCGATCACCATCGGCGGCCGGCCGCTGCGGGGCCGCAGGCCGCACGAGGCCGCGGCGCTCGGCGCGGCGCTGGTGCCGCAGGGCAGGTGGATCCTGTCGTCGCTGACGGTCGAGGAGAACCTCGTCGTCGGCTCCGCGCCGCGCCGCAAGGGACCGTGGGATCTCGCGGCGGTGTACGCGATGTTCCCCGACCTCGCGGAGCGGCGCGGCTCGCTGGGGACCCATCTTAGCGGCGGTCAGCAGCAGATGCTGGCCATCGGCCGAGCGCTGATGTCGAACCCTCGCGTCCTCCTCCTCGACGAGCCGTCCGAAGGACTCGCGCCCGTCGTCATCGATCTTCTCGGGGACTGCCTCGCCGGCCTGAAGGCCGCGGGGACGTCGATGCTGCTCATCGAGCAGCGCCTGGACCTCGTCACCCGTCTCGCCGACCGGTACGCCGTACTGCTCAAGGGCGAGACGGTCGCCGAGGGCCGCATCGAAGAAACCACGACCGAGACGCTGCGTGAGCTCGTCGGGGTCTGA
- a CDS encoding ABC transporter substrate-binding protein → MKNKRVLLGAALSGLMIAAAGCSGGAASSGKQDADGPLRIAVVTPESGPYAAYGEEQRKGIQFAADQANADGGIDGHEIELEFADDLGTPEGALAAAQRLVQEKNARFVIGMVSSPEMAAVTPKLEAWDAVMIGTQGQSDDLTGKSCTSRYFRVTANDSAGINTLAYWLTKEDEPQWDSIAADYSFGQASTAGVERTLESDGSKLGVKLFSPLGTTDFGSYLSQLSGKGGLVVSLAGGDAINFLKQALQFGVLQKYDKVLVNTGLSSTTLAALDDERLVGALGTNSWIPTADNEGTRAFVEAYRDENGVAPTENIGNGYLGMQAIFAAVEKAGSVVPADVAKALEGLTFDSIQGEVTLRAEDHQIEAPTYVGTVEKTDDGSLQLVATEAIPASENNPEPNPACSLG, encoded by the coding sequence ATGAAGAACAAGCGAGTCCTCCTCGGCGCCGCGCTCAGCGGGCTGATGATCGCGGCCGCGGGCTGCTCGGGTGGAGCGGCCAGCAGTGGCAAGCAGGACGCGGACGGCCCGCTCCGGATCGCGGTGGTGACCCCGGAGTCGGGTCCCTACGCCGCGTACGGCGAGGAGCAGCGCAAGGGCATCCAGTTCGCCGCCGACCAGGCCAATGCCGACGGCGGCATCGACGGGCACGAGATCGAGCTCGAGTTCGCCGACGACCTCGGCACCCCGGAGGGGGCGCTGGCGGCCGCGCAGCGACTGGTGCAGGAGAAGAACGCCCGCTTCGTGATCGGCATGGTGTCCTCGCCGGAGATGGCCGCGGTCACCCCGAAGCTCGAGGCCTGGGACGCGGTGATGATCGGCACCCAGGGACAGAGCGACGACCTGACCGGGAAGTCCTGCACCTCGCGGTACTTCCGGGTGACCGCCAACGACAGCGCGGGCATCAACACGCTCGCCTACTGGCTCACCAAGGAGGACGAGCCGCAGTGGGACAGCATCGCCGCCGACTACTCCTTCGGCCAGGCCAGCACCGCCGGCGTCGAGAGGACGCTCGAGAGTGACGGGAGCAAGCTCGGCGTCAAGCTGTTCTCGCCGCTCGGCACCACCGACTTCGGCAGCTACCTGAGCCAGCTCAGCGGCAAGGGTGGGCTGGTCGTCTCGCTCGCCGGCGGCGACGCGATCAACTTCCTCAAGCAGGCCCTGCAGTTCGGCGTGCTCCAGAAGTACGACAAGGTCCTGGTCAACACCGGACTGTCGTCGACCACGCTCGCGGCGCTCGACGACGAGCGGCTGGTCGGCGCGCTGGGGACCAACTCCTGGATCCCGACCGCCGACAACGAGGGCACCCGGGCGTTCGTCGAGGCCTACCGGGACGAGAACGGCGTGGCGCCGACGGAGAACATCGGCAACGGCTATCTCGGCATGCAGGCGATCTTCGCGGCCGTCGAGAAGGCGGGCAGCGTGGTGCCGGCCGACGTGGCGAAGGCGCTGGAGGGACTGACCTTCGACTCCATCCAGGGTGAGGTCACGCTGCGGGCCGAGGACCACCAGATCGAGGCACCGACCTACGTCGGCACCGTCGAGAAGACCGACGACGGCTCCCTCCAGCTGGTCGCCACGGAGGCGATCCCGGCCTCGGAGAACAACCCGGAGCCCAACCCGGCCTGCAGCCTGGGCTGA
- a CDS encoding FadR/GntR family transcriptional regulator: MTKVVGPPPSATDRTTLGLLHVPKASDVLAEDLAARISSGELAEGDLLPPERSLVAQTGLSRTSVREALRVLEVRGFLEIRAGRGGGAVVRRPTGHLLADSVRLVVRGSQVSLAALLQTRATVEPPCAGLAALRRTPAGLRQLEESNRLMSATSEVSGFLRANVDWHMTVARESGNELLSGLMEALAELIYDSTGVVGQVDARVRTETCRAHQAITAAVRSGDRALARHRMARHVEAYVAGIGDGALLDWTGSDAP; this comes from the coding sequence ATGACCAAGGTCGTGGGCCCACCCCCGTCCGCCACGGATCGGACCACGCTCGGGCTGCTGCACGTGCCGAAGGCGAGCGACGTGCTGGCCGAGGACCTGGCCGCGCGGATCAGCAGCGGCGAGCTGGCCGAGGGGGACCTGCTGCCTCCGGAGCGCAGCCTGGTCGCGCAGACCGGGCTGAGCCGCACCTCGGTGCGCGAGGCGCTGCGGGTGCTGGAGGTGCGCGGCTTCCTGGAGATCCGGGCGGGGCGCGGCGGCGGCGCCGTCGTACGCCGGCCGACGGGGCACCTGCTCGCGGACTCGGTCCGGCTCGTCGTCCGGGGCTCCCAGGTGTCGCTGGCGGCGCTGCTGCAGACCCGGGCGACGGTCGAGCCGCCGTGCGCCGGCCTCGCCGCGCTGCGGCGTACGCCGGCGGGACTGCGGCAGCTCGAGGAGAGCAACCGGCTGATGTCGGCGACCAGCGAGGTCAGCGGCTTCCTGCGGGCCAATGTGGACTGGCACATGACGGTCGCGCGGGAGTCCGGCAACGAGCTGCTCTCCGGCCTGATGGAGGCGCTGGCCGAGCTGATCTACGACTCCACCGGCGTGGTCGGCCAGGTCGACGCGCGGGTGCGCACCGAGACCTGCCGTGCGCACCAGGCGATCACCGCCGCCGTCCGCTCGGGCGACCGGGCGCTGGCGCGGCACCGGATGGCGCGCCACGTCGAGGCCTACGTGGCCGGGATCGGCGACGGGGCCCTGCTCGACTGGACCGGGTCCGACGCGCCTTGA
- a CDS encoding PaaX family transcriptional regulator, with protein sequence MADALVLPSQRGEQPLLPPPSARSLLLTLAGEMLPDRPEGAWTTALLQVLGGLGIEDHAGRQVLARSAAAGWLDRERVGRSVRWQLAAHGRELVAEGVRRSETYLAADDSWDGRWLFLFVSVPQQQRTTRKRLYGGLDWLGMGNPTPGLWVSPHNERVPELQRLVADLGLEDTAVAVAGPTVGVGLTEAELVERSWDLRELAEQYRRFIDQVSAAPEPAGADAILLSYLDLLNLQQRFMRRDPQLPSALLPEWVGREAAALLRERRRSWARKAHARFWQIVDESA encoded by the coding sequence ATGGCCGACGCACTGGTACTGCCGAGCCAGCGGGGGGAGCAGCCCCTGCTGCCGCCCCCGAGCGCGCGCTCGCTGCTGCTGACGCTCGCCGGCGAGATGCTCCCGGACCGGCCCGAGGGGGCGTGGACGACCGCGCTGCTGCAGGTCCTCGGCGGGCTGGGGATCGAGGACCACGCCGGCCGGCAGGTGCTCGCCCGCTCGGCCGCCGCCGGCTGGCTGGACCGCGAGCGGGTCGGCCGCTCGGTCCGCTGGCAGCTCGCCGCGCACGGCCGGGAGCTGGTGGCCGAGGGCGTACGCCGCTCGGAGACCTATCTCGCGGCCGACGATTCCTGGGACGGGCGCTGGCTGTTCCTGTTCGTGAGCGTGCCGCAGCAGCAGCGCACCACCCGCAAGCGGCTGTACGGCGGCCTGGACTGGCTCGGCATGGGCAACCCGACACCCGGGCTGTGGGTCAGTCCCCACAACGAGCGGGTGCCGGAGCTGCAGCGACTGGTCGCCGACCTCGGTCTCGAGGACACCGCGGTGGCCGTGGCCGGACCCACGGTCGGCGTGGGGCTCACCGAGGCCGAGCTGGTCGAGCGGTCCTGGGACCTGCGTGAGCTGGCGGAGCAGTACCGCCGCTTCATCGACCAGGTCTCCGCCGCGCCCGAGCCCGCCGGCGCGGACGCGATCCTGCTCAGCTATCTCGACCTGCTCAACCTGCAGCAGCGCTTCATGCGGCGCGACCCGCAGCTGCCCTCGGCGCTGCTGCCGGAGTGGGTCGGCCGCGAGGCCGCGGCCCTGCTGCGCGAGCGCCGCCGGAGCTGGGCCCGCAAGGCCCATGCCCGGTTCTGGCAGATCGTCGACGAGTCCGCCTGA
- a CDS encoding SDR family NAD(P)-dependent oxidoreductase, translating to MTVPLVRSYADSAVLVAGGTSGVGLATAEAFADAGVRRIALLGRDPGRGAAARERVAERCPDARVEFLACDAGELSQVVDAVGTAHERLDGLDALVCSTTTAYRPELLHRTDPADIERILVGQALPPMLLTRTVLPYLQEQGGGSVVAIASDAAKVPTPGEAALGAAMAAIVVYSRVAALEAKRNGVRVNVLTPSLIAGTATAANVLSDGFSKKLFEKAASQAHLGVAEPADLAAMAVFLCGPAAARVTGQAISVNGGVSIV from the coding sequence ATGACCGTCCCGCTCGTCCGCTCGTACGCCGACTCGGCCGTTCTCGTCGCCGGCGGCACCTCCGGCGTCGGCCTGGCGACCGCGGAGGCCTTCGCCGACGCGGGGGTCCGCCGGATCGCCCTGCTCGGCCGCGACCCGGGCCGCGGCGCCGCGGCCCGCGAGCGGGTCGCCGAGCGCTGCCCCGACGCGCGCGTCGAGTTCCTCGCCTGCGACGCCGGCGAGCTGAGCCAGGTCGTCGACGCCGTGGGAACCGCCCACGAGCGGCTCGACGGGCTGGACGCGCTGGTCTGCTCGACCACGACGGCGTACCGCCCCGAGCTGCTGCACCGCACCGACCCCGCCGACATCGAGCGGATCCTGGTCGGCCAGGCGCTGCCGCCGATGCTGCTGACCCGGACCGTGCTGCCCTACCTGCAGGAGCAGGGCGGCGGCAGCGTCGTCGCCATCGCCTCGGACGCCGCGAAGGTCCCGACGCCCGGCGAGGCCGCGCTCGGCGCGGCGATGGCCGCGATCGTCGTCTACAGCCGGGTCGCGGCGCTCGAGGCGAAGCGCAACGGCGTCCGGGTCAACGTGTTGACCCCGTCGTTGATCGCCGGCACCGCGACGGCCGCCAACGTGCTGAGTGACGGCTTCAGCAAGAAGCTCTTCGAGAAGGCCGCCAGCCAGGCGCACCTCGGCGTCGCCGAGCCCGCCGACCTGGCCGCGATGGCCGTCTTCCTGTGCGGTCCGGCGGCGGCCCGGGTCACCGGTCAGGCGATCAGCGTCAACGGCGGTGTCTCCATCGTGTGA
- a CDS encoding AMP-binding protein yields the protein MLKTSHWPAEPGDVRAVTVCEVLRHAAETVPDRLALVDCVAEPERRRSWTYADLVADAERAARALLQRYRRGDRIAVWAPNSADWIVLQHGVAMAGMVLVALNPAYRTREMAFVLRQSGAVAVFCVDEYRGFEMRALVEGIRDELPDLHDVHSFGEWSAFLDSADPATSLPAIDPEDMIQVQYTSGTTGFPKGAMLHHMGLVNEATFVAERADFADGDVYVNAMPMYHIGGGAVTSFGAWAKRGTFVLLPGFDPAHLLEAIETYRGTHSLVVPTMLIAMLDHPDAATRDLGSFKTVLSGAASVPAALVRRTISQLGCQFTILFGQTETHGVISQTRVTDSPEDQADTVGQPLPRLEVKIADPASGEPLPTGVAGEICVRGYQNMRGYYDLPGETAMTIDADGWLHMGDIGSMDERGFLRVTGRAKDMIVRGGMNLYPAEIEAVLLDHPAIETAAVIGVPDEKWGEQVGAVLCVRAGHDRPTVAELTAFVREQIAPHKAPTYWSFVEELPMTPTGKIQKFVLRDRIDAGSLTFDEVRQATI from the coding sequence ATGCTGAAGACCTCCCACTGGCCGGCCGAGCCGGGCGACGTGCGCGCGGTCACCGTGTGCGAGGTGCTGCGCCACGCGGCCGAGACGGTCCCGGACCGGCTCGCCCTGGTCGACTGCGTCGCCGAGCCGGAGCGTCGCCGGAGCTGGACCTACGCCGACCTGGTCGCCGACGCCGAGCGGGCCGCGCGGGCGCTGCTCCAGCGCTACCGCCGCGGCGACCGGATCGCGGTGTGGGCGCCCAACAGCGCCGACTGGATCGTGCTCCAGCACGGCGTCGCCATGGCCGGCATGGTCCTGGTGGCGCTCAACCCGGCGTACCGGACCCGCGAGATGGCCTTCGTGCTGCGCCAGTCCGGGGCGGTCGCGGTGTTCTGCGTCGACGAGTACCGCGGCTTCGAGATGCGCGCGCTGGTCGAGGGCATCCGCGACGAGCTCCCCGACCTCCACGACGTGCACTCCTTCGGCGAGTGGTCGGCCTTCCTCGACAGCGCGGACCCGGCGACGAGCCTGCCGGCGATCGATCCCGAGGACATGATCCAGGTCCAGTACACCTCGGGCACGACCGGCTTCCCCAAGGGCGCGATGCTGCACCACATGGGCCTGGTCAACGAGGCCACCTTCGTGGCCGAGCGCGCGGACTTCGCCGACGGCGACGTCTACGTCAACGCGATGCCGATGTACCACATCGGCGGCGGTGCGGTGACCTCCTTCGGCGCCTGGGCCAAGCGCGGCACCTTCGTCCTGCTGCCCGGGTTCGACCCCGCGCACCTGCTCGAGGCGATCGAGACCTACCGCGGCACGCACTCGCTCGTCGTACCGACGATGCTGATCGCGATGCTCGACCACCCCGACGCCGCGACCCGCGACCTCGGCTCCTTCAAGACGGTCCTCAGTGGCGCCGCCTCGGTGCCGGCGGCGCTGGTGCGGCGCACGATCAGCCAGCTGGGCTGCCAGTTCACCATCCTGTTCGGGCAGACCGAGACGCACGGCGTGATCAGCCAGACCCGGGTGACCGACTCGCCCGAGGACCAGGCCGACACGGTCGGCCAGCCGCTGCCGCGGCTCGAGGTCAAGATCGCCGACCCGGCGTCGGGGGAGCCGCTGCCGACCGGCGTCGCCGGCGAGATCTGCGTGCGCGGCTACCAGAACATGCGCGGCTACTACGACCTGCCCGGCGAGACCGCGATGACCATCGACGCCGACGGCTGGCTGCACATGGGCGACATCGGCTCCATGGACGAGCGCGGCTTCCTGCGCGTGACCGGGCGGGCCAAGGACATGATCGTCCGCGGCGGGATGAACCTCTACCCCGCGGAGATCGAGGCGGTCCTGCTCGACCATCCCGCGATCGAGACCGCCGCCGTGATCGGCGTTCCCGACGAGAAGTGGGGCGAGCAGGTCGGGGCGGTGCTGTGCGTCCGGGCCGGGCACGACCGGCCGACCGTCGCCGAGCTGACCGCCTTCGTCCGCGAGCAGATCGCGCCCCACAAGGCGCCGACGTACTGGTCCTTCGTCGAGGAGCTGCCGATGACGCCGACCGGGAAGATCCAGAAGTTCGTGCTGCGCGACCGGATCGACGCCGGGTCGCTCACCTTCGACGAGGTTCGGCAGGCGACGATCTGA